GAGAATGAAGGAAAAAATATTAATGCAGCTTCAAATAGAAAATCTAAAGACCAGTCAAAGACTCAATTAAGTAATTCAAGAAATACTAAACCTTCTCGTAAGTCTGGAAATAAAAAAAGAAGAGTTCATTAGTGAAAAAACTGCCTTGTTAATAAAAGATTATAAGGCAGTTTTTTTATAGCAAAAATCAGCACACTATAGTTTAATTTTCCTGTATGATTCAATAAATTCTTTGCTTGCTGATGGTATCACTCTTATCCCTTTTAAAGGGAGGTGCTACATTAAAATTGTAATTAGAATATATTGTTGCTTTAAATTTCTCTGTTATTTTGCTGTAAACTCCATGTTCTTTATATTCTGTTGTAAATCTTTTTTGACTACTCACTAATAAACACATCCTTCTTGTTTGTTATTATACGTATTTTTTATGTGTCTATCAATTCAGGTATACACCAGTTCCATCTGTTTCGTAAGTTACCTTGTCACCATCTAGTGAAATCAGTAAAACTAAAATCCGTAGCTATACAAAAATAACTTGAAAATTATATACTTTATAGATTTTCTTTTAATTTTTCTATTAATTCTAGTCTACTTTCATATAATTCTAAGTTCTCTTCCTTTAGACATTCTAAATATTCACTTTCCTCTACTGATTTATCTAGTTCATTCTTTAACTTTTGTGACTTGAATCCATTTTCTACAACTAAAGTTGCTAAGGCTAATACCGCTGTGATGGCTTCATCAAGTCTTCAAAAGAATCTTCAAATTCTACCATCACATTATCAATTAACTCATTAATTTCTGCTTTACTGTTAAGCATTTCTTCAAAACTATATTTTATGTCTAATGCTAAATCGTCCTCAAATATTTCATTTCCAAAAGTACTCATAATCATTTACCTACCATTTCAATTCATTAATATCTTTTAAATTTCCTACAATACATATATTCTATTTTAAATTTATCATAATCATTTCAAAAACATCTTGAAGTTGCATTTTTATTTAGTATAAACTCAATTTTCATATTAAAAATTAAACAACATAGTTTTAACAAAAGAACACGATTGTATCAGGTTTTATTTTCATTAAAAATTCAAAGGAAATATTTTCTATAGGACATTCAATTCTACCTGAAAACACAATCCTCTCTAGTTCAAACCCATCACTACACATATGCCAAAACAAACCAAATTTATCCACTCTATATTTGATTTTTAATAATTTTATGACTTCAATCCACTTTAGTGCATCTTCTTTATAATTTTGCTTTCTCTCCTTATATTCATCAACAACAGATTGTGCAATTAACTTATTATCAATATATTTATATACTACAGAAATATCTTTATTATATAAATCATATGCACCAATACCAGTAAGACTATCACATCCACTTATAGTTGCTTGTAAAAACATTTCATCTTTCAAAAGCTGGCTTCTTACGTAGCTATTAAATATCGGAAAAAAACCTAAATTGTATTTTTTCTTGAATTCTTTTAATAATTGAAATTTATAATCCCTTGACATAATTATGCCTATTCTAACACTCATAGATTTTATCTCCTTCAGCTATTTTAGGAATCAGCTGTTATATTCCATTTACATTTCCAAATTATATCATACTTTTTTGTCGAATTATACGCACAAATGTTGTAAATTGCATATAAGGCACTTGCTGAGTTTTTTACCAATTCATTATTGCAAAAAAAGAACGTACTTGGAGTTTTTGTATCCAGGTACGTTCTTATATATTAAATATTCTCTAAAAAAATCTAAATCTATTCTTCTTTAATACCAATTTTCTATATACTCTGTAACAAATTAATCCTGTTAAACAGAATGCAATTAAAAATATTATAAGCATCATTATAAGCATACTACTTGAAAGCATATTTGCCTTTTTAAACATGATAAAAAATATTAATATATGAAATAAAGGCAGAGTAATGATTATAGCATAGTACAACTTAAATTCTTCCTTAATAATTTGTTTAATTTCTTTTGTGGTATAACCAATTAAAGCTAACTGATTAAATATTTGATTCTTCTTATCTGCTTCCATAATTGTTTTATATAAAATACTTGCAGAAATCAAAATTATTATAGTAACATAGGCGAACACACATATTGTCTTTACCCTTGGAGATTCAAATACTGCCATAGCGCATAAAACTCCCTCTACAGTAACCGCCAAAGTAACAAGTAAAAACTTTAAATTTTTAAGCGATACATATAAATTACTTAAGGATATCATTTTTATTTTATCATCTAAGTACTTTTCATTTTTTAGGCTAAGTATCTTTTTAGGAATTGAATGTGTTATAATCCCTTGTATACCATATATGCTTGGTAATATGGCAAAAATCTCTCCCACGGAAACCGGAACATATTTAGGACATAGAAACGGAAAAATTATTGGGATAAAGTAACCTATTAAACACAAATCAATGGATTTATTAAAAAGCTTCACCTTAGAACGCGTCTTTTCCTTATCCTTTCTCATATATACTATATCAATTATTTCTTTAAGTGATAAATACTTTTTAGCTTTAGGGCGTGACCTTTTGTTGTATTCTATTAAATCTATAATTTCCCTAGTAGAAGCATAACTGTAATCTCCCATTGTTGCATAAACTAGCTGAAGAAATAGTATGGCAAAGGTTCCTCCAATTGAATAATTTGATATTACGAACAAACTGCCGCTTTTCCCTATTATATTGTACATAACTAACAGAAAAATAGGCATTATTGCCATTCCAACAAGTATTCCAAGAACGCAGCCCACTAACTCTATTAAAGTGTTTTGAAACAAAAGCATTCTAGCCATTTTTCCTGGCCAAATACCACTTAACTCTGCAATTCCCATTTCTTTTGATTTTCCCATAACAAAATAAGAATTTGCATAAAAAGTGAATACACAAACAAGTAATACTAGTAAAAATATTATATCCGCAGCAATATCATTCTTTCTCCCAGCTACCTCGTCCGCAAAAAAATTAGCATTGTTAATAACATTTAAAAGATTAAATATAAGTGCCATAGGAAATATTATTGATATTAAGTATATTAAATTACTCTTAACATTCTTTTTAAGCATTTTAAAAGCATAAATATATGCACCCATTAAAATTCCTCCTTCCCCTACATCTTGTCAAATAGACTTTGAGATTCCTTAGAGGCTATGTCTACAATTTTATAGAAAAATTCTTTTTGAGTTAATTCTCCTCTTTCAAGCTGTTCATCAATTTTTCCATCTCTTAAGAATATAAGTTTTCTTGAGTAGCTTGCTATCATAGAATCATGAGTGACCATAAGTATTGCCGTTCCATTCTTTATATTACGCTCTTCTAATATTTTTAAAAGCTCATGAGAATTCTTCGTATCAAGGCTTCCTGTTGGTTCGTCTGCAACAATTAACTTTGGATTAGTAACAAGTGCTCTAGCTGCTGCTGCTCTCTGTCTTTGTCCTCCTGAACATTCATTTGGAAACTTATCTAAGGTTTCAAAAATATTAAGACTTTTTGCAGTTTCATCAGTTTTTTCCCTTATTTCTTTCGCTTTTACCCCTGCTAGCATAAGAGGCACCGATATATTCTCTCTTATTGTCATAGACTCAATAAGATTAAAATCCTGAAAAATGAAGCCTATATTTTCATATCTAAATTCGCCCACTCGAGATTCTGTCATTTCATATACATTTTGATTATTTATCTTTACTACTCCTTTACTAGGTCTGTCCACTGTTGACAATACATTTAAAAATGTGGATTTTCCCGAACCAGATGGCCCCATTATACATATAAAATCCCCTTCATTAACTTCTAAACTAACATTGTTTAAAACTCTAGTTTTATTTTCATCCCCATAGACTTTAATAATATCTTTTGCAGTTATTATATTTTTCAAGTTAAGTCCCCCTTACATCAAATTTATTGATAGCGTTTTCAGTAGCGCTTTATTTAAATATATGACCCGTGCTTAATCTCCTATTATAATTATATAACAAAGTTACTATTAAAGTATATATTTTACTTTATATAAAATAATAATCCTATGATACATTTAATAACAATAAAATAGAGGGATACACTTTACTTTCTATTTAAATTGAAATGTATAGCCCTCTATCTTATTTAAATATATTCCTATTTAATTTACAGATATACTTGGATCCCACTCAAAATATCCAAATAAATTTTGAGTTTCTCCATCACCGTCCAAAGTATATAATGCAAATTGAATATGAAAACCTTCTTCTCCTTTCGCTTTTACTTGTGCACAATAACTTACAAAATTCAAAGTAATATTTTCTGCTACTATATTGTTATCTTTATATCTAGCTTTACCAAAATGTAAATTAGGTACTGCTGCTCCTTTTCTCTGTACTAAACTTGGTTCAAAATCATTAAATACACCATCATCATTAGGATCAGGATTAATTGGAGTTATCCCATATATTATTATTGCATCATCTGAATTTCCATAAATGGAGGTTCCTCTAAAATGTACATTATCTCCTGGATTAGCTGAAAAAGCCAAGTCTGCAGTTCCTTGTCCTGTAACACCTCTTTTACCATTACAAACCATATACTCACAATTGTGATCTATTTGACTTGGATTATTGGGATCTTGACTTGGATTTTTACAGTTTTTTCTTATATAATCTGTATCAATTACCACCATTATATCAATATTCTCACTACTATCAAGTTGTTGCGTATTCATAATATCTTCCCCTTTAAAATAAATTTTGGTTACTTTAATTAATATTCTAAATGGGGCAAAATATTCCACAATGTTTAAATAAAATTTAATTTTCGTCTTACCAGCTAATATATATCACCCTTGGATTCCCTTTAGTTCATTTTATTTTTGTATCATAACTAATATTTCTTATATAATGTACCATAATTGCTTTTATACTTCTTAATTTCATACCCTTATTTAAAAAGATACGCCACCTCATCTAATTCAACTCCGCCTTTAACCGCTTCCTTTTTATCTACTAACCTTCCGCCCAAATTCTCATAGAACTTACAGGCTGTATTTTCTTTAAAAGCCCAAACTATCATATCTTTTGCGCCCTCACTCTTAAGCCTATTCCACACTACTTCAAATAATTTTCTACCAATTCCTTGTCCTTGATATTCCTTTAAAATATAAATTGTGTATAAAATACTATCGTGCTTTTCCCTCTCTGGATTCATTTCTCCTGATGCAAAGCCAACAACTTGCCTTCTATCATTTTCAGCCACATACATAAACTCTTTTGCACTTTTATTATCAAATAACCTATCAAGCCACTTTTGTTCCTGCCATTCATAGGTACGTTTTTTAAGGTAATCTTCCTTTATAAATTTAGAATACGAAGTTTTCCAAGTATCAACATGAACTCTAGCAATATCATTAACATCTTTAATATTTGCTTCTCGTATAATCATTTATTTCACCTTTCTTCATTATAAAACTTTAAGTATTTCTCCATATTAGATTTTATATACCCACCACTGTGATTTCCTATAAATATATAATTCTCACAATTAACCTTCTTTTCCTCTAATATTTTGTATAAAATAGAACATCCCTTATAAAATTCGCCCTCGTCTTTATCTCCTGCATCAAGATAAACCTTCATATTAAAAATATCATTATTACTAGCTATGTATATAGGATTGTATTTATTCCATACATTTTCATCACTATAATAGGCTTTATCCTCCTCTTCAAGCCTAAGCTCCAATGCAGGCATATGACCTCCAACCTTTGAAAACATATTTTGATGCCTAAAAGCATTATGAAGTGCTGCATAGCCACCTGCGGATATTCCACCTATATATCTTCCTCTCCTATCTTTTATGGTATTAAAGGTTTTGTCTATAAAAGGCACCACCTCTTTTATAAAATAATCCTCATACCTTCCCAAATTCATTATCCTACCACTGTCGCCAGGCTCAAGCAGCTCTTTGTAACTGAAAGATGAGTTTACACCATGGCTATTATCAATTCTTGGACATACAATTATTAGGGGCTCTATTTCTCCTTTTTCTATAAGCTTGTCGGCCTTAATTCTTATATCCATCTCCTCCATAATATTTTCATTTTGACTTCTTCCATGAAGAAAATATAATACAGGTAAAGTCTCAATATCCTCATATTCTTTAGGTAAATACACCTTAATTGCCATTTCCTTTGAAAGCACTTCACTATTAAAATTTATTGTCTCAACTTTTGATTTCTGCATTTTTACACCTCATTTAAATTCTTTTATAGTATTATTTTGTTATTTACAATTAAATTTGTTATCTTTATAATATCAATATAAGACCTAATTATCATGAATATTATTGCTTTTTATTAGGATTATCTTGCTATTATAGGAGGCAAACATGCGAAATCCATCAAATTATTATTATAAAAAAATGCCTAATGAAAACTTTTTTGTAGATATATTTCAAAATTATCATACTGAGCTTGGATCTACTCTTTATAGTCATTGGCATGAACATCTTCAATTTTTTTACTACACCAGTGGGACTGCTATCCTAAATTGCAATCATAAAGAAATAAAAGTAGCAACAGATGATTTGATAATAGTAAACAGCAATGAGCTGCACGATTGTATAAATACCTGTACAAATTTAAGTTACTATGTCATACGAGTAGATTTAAGTTTTCTTTTTAGTAATCAAACAGACTGCTGCCAAGCCAAATTTTTAACGCCACTAGCTGAAAATCTCATACTCTTCAAAAACTTAATTAGGAATGATACCACTGCAAACAATTATATAAAAGAAATTATTAAAGAATATTTCGAGAAAAATTTAGGATACGAGCTGTATATAAAGGGGCTTTTTTATGAGCTTATTGTTTATTTAATGAGAAATTACATAGAAAAAATTTTAACTAAAAAACAATTTGATATGCGTGTAAATAATTTGACTCGTTTTAGCAAAACCATTAAATACATAGAAGATAACTACTGCTCTAAGATAGATTTGAACACTCTTGCAAAAATCACCAATATGAGCACCTACCATTTTTGTAGATCCTTTAAAGCACTTACTGGCAATTCACCTATAAACTATATAAATAAGCTTAAAATAAATAAAGCCTTGTCCCTTTTGAGGAAAGGTGAACTTAATGTAACAGAGGTGGCTCTAAATTGCGGTTTTAATGATATTAACTATTTTAGTAGATTGTTTAAAAAATACAATAATATATCCCCAAGGGAGGTAAAAAAGGGCTCTTAAGCATTAATAAAAAAGCCACATAAGCTCACAAACTGTGATACCCTGCAGCCGCTATACATGTTAATATATTAATTATTGTTATATAAATCTTCAAGAAAGGTTAAACAGCCTCTATAGCCTGCATAACCTTTGTTTATTATAAATGCACCTGTTGCTGGATAACTTACTAGCGTAGTAAATATATCCAGTTCATTACCAATTTCTCTATCTAAGCTACTGCCCATTAACAATGTAGCTTCATCCTTATATTCTTTAACAAGTTCCCCTATTTTCCATTTATCATTTTCAAATACTACTCTAGGTTTTCTACCATATTCTAAATTTTGAACTTCCTCTTCAATTTTCTTACGATAACTAACTGGAATATCATCTGTCACTATAGCAAGCAAGGGTACTTGACTATAGTCATTTACTAAAAACTTAGTTACTCCTATTACAGTATTTGCATCCCCTACAATAATAAATCTATAATTTGATACAACCCCTATATTCTTTTCAAAATGACTATATACATAGTCTTCCTCTTCTTCGATTACATTATTTACTAATTCTTCTTCTATTTCAAGTTTTTTGGCTAACTCTATTACAAATCTTGAGGTGTCTGTCGGTCCTATAGGAATTCCATTATATCTAAAGGTTTCAACTCCAAATTGCTCATAAAAATTCTTTGAAAATTTGTCTAAAAGCCAAGGTGATAATATTATATTTAATGCCGCACTTGATGCCGTCTTTATATTATTTATATTTTGATGTGCTGTAAAAAAAGTATTTACCTTAAGCCCAAGTTTATTTAATATTCTTACAATTTCTTCAAAGTTACCTTCCCAAAATATATCCTGATGAGGTACTATTCCGAATAAATTAACAACCCTCTTTTCTTTAGGCTGCTTTGCAACAATTGCCTTGAATATCCCTTCTATTGCGACCTCATATCCATAATATGTATCCCCCTTAAAGCCTGAAGTTTCAATACTTAATATAGGAACCCCTTTATCCTTAAATTTATTAACAACACCATCTACATCATCACCTATTATTCCAGAAGTACATCCCGTTAATACTACATAATAGTCCCCTTCCATTACTTCTAAAGATCCCTCTATAGTTTCCTTTAACCTCTTACTTCCACCAAATATAACCTCTTTTTCAAACATGTTAGTGCTTGGGCAACCTATACCTCCTATATAACCAGTTTTTTGTCCTATAGAGGTTTGAAGTCCACAGCCTGGTCCTGCATGAAAAATTGGTATAAACCTTTCGATTGCCGTTGCCACTCCAAGTGCTCCCCCTAAAGCACAAGAACTTCTTGGATTTTCTACACATTTACTCATAAGTCATTGCCCACCTCCTTAAAATATTTAAATGCATTTTCAGAGTACCATTGTTTTTTATATGGCAGCTTTTTACGCTTTGCAAGCTTTATATTAAAACTTGGATTTTCAACTGCATTTTCAATTTTTCTTCCTAAATATATTAATCCGTTATATCCAAAGGTTGGTCGTTTTGCCTCTAAAATATGAGTTGTTGGTATACCAAGCTTTGATACCCATGTAGATATACCTATAAATAAATCAGGCTTTAACTTATTCACAAGATTTGACTGTTCAAAGGGCTGCATATTTGCAATATCAATAATAAAATTATCCCCATGTATTTTTTCCAGCTCTTCAAAGTTTTCAATCAGTGCCTCTTCGTAAGTAGGCGTTTGAATTCCTATCAGCTTCATTCCAAAATCCTCAATCAAGGTAGCCGCTGCTATGCCTCTTCCTGTTCCTGCACATATAAAAACTTTCTTTCCCTTTATACGTTCCTTAATTTCATTTATTTTAGGAAGTATTCTCTTGTGCTCCTCTTCAATATACTTTAAAGCAATCTCTTCTTTTCCTACCATTCTTGCCACACTTAAAAACCAATTATCTGTGCTTCTTATACCTATAGGCATACCTGTCTT
The Clostridium felsineum DSM 794 DNA segment above includes these coding regions:
- a CDS encoding FtsX-like permease family protein; protein product: MGAYIYAFKMLKKNVKSNLIYLISIIFPMALIFNLLNVINNANFFADEVAGRKNDIAADIIFLLVLLVCVFTFYANSYFVMGKSKEMGIAELSGIWPGKMARMLLFQNTLIELVGCVLGILVGMAIMPIFLLVMYNIIGKSGSLFVISNYSIGGTFAILFLQLVYATMGDYSYASTREIIDLIEYNKRSRPKAKKYLSLKEIIDIVYMRKDKEKTRSKVKLFNKSIDLCLIGYFIPIIFPFLCPKYVPVSVGEIFAILPSIYGIQGIITHSIPKKILSLKNEKYLDDKIKMISLSNLYVSLKNLKFLLVTLAVTVEGVLCAMAVFESPRVKTICVFAYVTIIILISASILYKTIMEADKKNQIFNQLALIGYTTKEIKQIIKEEFKLYYAIIITLPLFHILIFFIMFKKANMLSSSMLIMMLIIFLIAFCLTGLICYRVYRKLVLKKNRFRFF
- a CDS encoding ABC transporter ATP-binding protein produces the protein MKNIITAKDIIKVYGDENKTRVLNNVSLEVNEGDFICIMGPSGSGKSTFLNVLSTVDRPSKGVVKINNQNVYEMTESRVGEFRYENIGFIFQDFNLIESMTIRENISVPLMLAGVKAKEIREKTDETAKSLNIFETLDKFPNECSGGQRQRAAAARALVTNPKLIVADEPTGSLDTKNSHELLKILEERNIKNGTAILMVTHDSMIASYSRKLIFLRDGKIDEQLERGELTQKEFFYKIVDIASKESQSLFDKM
- a CDS encoding inclusion body family protein, which translates into the protein MNTQQLDSSENIDIMVVIDTDYIRKNCKNPSQDPNNPSQIDHNCEYMVCNGKRGVTGQGTADLAFSANPGDNVHFRGTSIYGNSDDAIIIYGITPINPDPNDDGVFNDFEPSLVQRKGAAVPNLHFGKARYKDNNIVAENITLNFVSYCAQVKAKGEEGFHIQFALYTLDGDGETQNLFGYFEWDPSISVN
- a CDS encoding GNAT family N-acetyltransferase produces the protein MIIREANIKDVNDIARVHVDTWKTSYSKFIKEDYLKKRTYEWQEQKWLDRLFDNKSAKEFMYVAENDRRQVVGFASGEMNPEREKHDSILYTIYILKEYQGQGIGRKLFEVVWNRLKSEGAKDMIVWAFKENTACKFYENLGGRLVDKKEAVKGGVELDEVAYLFK
- a CDS encoding alpha/beta hydrolase, with amino-acid sequence MQKSKVETINFNSEVLSKEMAIKVYLPKEYEDIETLPVLYFLHGRSQNENIMEEMDIRIKADKLIEKGEIEPLIIVCPRIDNSHGVNSSFSYKELLEPGDSGRIMNLGRYEDYFIKEVVPFIDKTFNTIKDRRGRYIGGISAGGYAALHNAFRHQNMFSKVGGHMPALELRLEEEDKAYYSDENVWNKYNPIYIASNNDIFNMKVYLDAGDKDEGEFYKGCSILYKILEEKKVNCENYIFIGNHSGGYIKSNMEKYLKFYNEER
- a CDS encoding AraC family transcriptional regulator codes for the protein MRNPSNYYYKKMPNENFFVDIFQNYHTELGSTLYSHWHEHLQFFYYTSGTAILNCNHKEIKVATDDLIIVNSNELHDCINTCTNLSYYVIRVDLSFLFSNQTDCCQAKFLTPLAENLILFKNLIRNDTTANNYIKEIIKEYFEKNLGYELYIKGLFYELIVYLMRNYIEKILTKKQFDMRVNNLTRFSKTIKYIEDNYCSKIDLNTLAKITNMSTYHFCRSFKALTGNSPINYINKLKINKALSLLRKGELNVTEVALNCGFNDINYFSRLFKKYNNISPREVKKGS
- a CDS encoding nitrogenase component 1, which produces MSKCVENPRSSCALGGALGVATAIERFIPIFHAGPGCGLQTSIGQKTGYIGGIGCPSTNMFEKEVIFGGSKRLKETIEGSLEVMEGDYYVVLTGCTSGIIGDDVDGVVNKFKDKGVPILSIETSGFKGDTYYGYEVAIEGIFKAIVAKQPKEKRVVNLFGIVPHQDIFWEGNFEEIVRILNKLGLKVNTFFTAHQNINNIKTASSAALNIILSPWLLDKFSKNFYEQFGVETFRYNGIPIGPTDTSRFVIELAKKLEIEEELVNNVIEEEEDYVYSHFEKNIGVVSNYRFIIVGDANTVIGVTKFLVNDYSQVPLLAIVTDDIPVSYRKKIEEEVQNLEYGRKPRVVFENDKWKIGELVKEYKDEATLLMGSSLDREIGNELDIFTTLVSYPATGAFIINKGYAGYRGCLTFLEDLYNNN